TGAAAACTTATATTTTCCGGAAACTGCTACAGGGATAAATCCGAAATCATCAAAATGATCTTTTCCGAAGAAATGAGAATACCCTGTTGTAACTCCAAGGTCAAGACCTTTTGTAATATTCCACATATAAGCAGCATCTACTCCTAGTGTAAATGAAGAAGCATCGCCGGCATCCCCTACCGGAACTCCGATATGACCACCTAGTTTAAAACCTTCCTGTGCGTGTGCAGCGCCTCCTAAAAACGCAAAAGCACCTAGTAACAATAGTTTTTTCATTTTTAAAATAGTTTTCGATTGATGTCGCAAAATTACTAAATATTTCCATCACTCAGGCAAAATTCATGTATTGAATACCATAACAATAAGAAAAGCAGGAAAATTATCCTGCTTTTCGTTAAATAATTATATGATTTCAGCGATTAATTTCCCCCGAATTTGAATCCCATCCCCACCTGAAGAAAACTGTTCGTTAATTTCGCATCTCCTGAGTTTTTTGCTAAATTAGAAACACCCATATTATATCTTGCATCAAAGAACAATCCATTTTCAAGTGCATATTCTGCACCCAGGAAAGGAGCAATATTCAATGTGTTCATCTGATCCTTAACATCTACTTTATCATTTCCTGATATTTCAAAGCCAGGAATCATTCCTAATCCAAAATCGGTTACGGTTTTCTCTTCTGCTGTAAGAATCAATCCGAAACTGGCTCCTGCAGATACTGAAAAATTCTCTGTAATAAAATATTTTGCAGAAACCGGAACCAATAAAGTTCCTAGCATTCTTTTTGATTTTACGCCGAAAAATGTTCCCGGATCGTCCTGATCTTCTACGTGTCTGTTGATTT
This region of Chryseobacterium vaccae genomic DNA includes:
- a CDS encoding porin family protein, which translates into the protein MKKLLLIAAIAMIGAKMSAQETRFGVKAGYSLSTLKFKDNNKSESTDPSHTFYVGGVVEHKLSDKFALQGEVLYSKLGGKINRHVEDQDDPGTFFGVKSKRMLGTLLVPVSAKYFITENFSVSAGASFGLILTAEEKTVTDFGLGMIPGFEISGNDKVDVKDQMNTLNIAPFLGAEYALENGLFFDARYNMGVSNLAKNSGDAKLTNSFLQVGMGFKFGGN